From Bos mutus isolate GX-2022 chromosome 5, NWIPB_WYAK_1.1, whole genome shotgun sequence, one genomic window encodes:
- the LOC106701474 gene encoding collagen alpha-1(I) chain-like, with product MEKSPAPPRRTGVLRGAGPAPKSGQKGTPGPPPRKPHGAHSVPGPKGARSRKSRPHADVTLAADAGRGRRPLKGGDERHEAGVAAENRGNARLGRHPERPLGVAKIPRGERKAQSGPALASGSQSEARSRAGSRAPRLIPTQLLRGFPPASRLCARPRSSHPFFLSEDSGGGPGATAACLRAQPC from the coding sequence ATGGAAAAAAGCCCCGCTCCTCCTCGGCGGACCGGCGTTCTCAGGGGTGCGGGGCCGGCGCCGAAGTCGGGCCAGAAAGGCACCCCGGGCCCGCCGCCCCGCAAACCCCACGGAGCGCACTCGGTACCGGGACCCAAGGGCGCGCGAAGCAGGAAGTCCCGCCCCCACGCCGACGTCACCCTCGCCGCGGACGCCGGCCGCGGCCGGAGGCCGTTAAAGGGAGGAGACGAGCGGCACGAGGCGGGAGTTGCGGCCGAGAACCGCGGGAACGCCAGGCTCGGGCGGCACCCCGAGAGGCCTCTGGGGGTCGCCAAGATCCCCAGAGGCGAAAGGAAAGCACAGTCCGGGCCGGCACTTGCTTCAGGGAGCCAGAGTGAAGCGCGCAGTAGAGCGGGAAGCCGCGCTCCTCGCCTCATCCCCACGCAGCTGCTCCGGGGCTTTCCTCCAGCTTCCCGATTGTGCGCTCGGCCCCGCTCTTCGCACCCTTTTTTCCTGTCTGAGGACTCCGGTGGTGGTCCTGGCGCCACCGCCGCCTGCCTTCGTGCCCAACCGTGCTGA